The region GATTGAGTGACGAAGATATGTAGAACATAACCTCGCCAATAAAAAACATTGGCTTCTTTACGTAACAAGGCCAGTGGAAGTCGTACTCCTCGGAAATGTTTCGCAGTAATGTTGGGAGAGAGCAGATGTAAAATACAGCAAGAATGCAAAGGCACATTTTAAAGGCATGACGTTTTCTGTAATCGTTGCGATTCTCTGGGGCAGCGCCCAGCATTTTGTCTTGAACCCTCAGCATCACTGCTATGACACTATATAACAACGCTAGTACAATCATTGGCAGAATGTGAAAAAGGTAAATGTGCGTTTTTTTGTCTATAAACAAGGAGGGCACATTTCTCATAGATTTGCACACAGTTTTTTTGTCTTCATACTCTAATTCATACTTGAAAAGATCCGTTAAATTTATGACCATAGCTACAATCCACGTagaaacgatagcatattttcgaAACTTCGTCGAAATGAGATGTGCTTTCATTGGAAGAACAACGGCTACAAAACGATCCAAAGCGATCCAAATAAGGCTGGCGACAGATACAGATATTGAGACGTGTCTCATATAATAAGTCATCTTGCAGAAAACTAAGCCTTTGGCCCCAATAATGTGCCATTTGTTGGAACTGGAAGCGATTTTTGCCAGGTTCGTGGGTATATCTGTTAAAGGATAGAGTAAGTCTGAAACTGCCATGTTGACAATGAAATAATTCACAGTCTTTCTCAATTCCCTGCGTTTGCGGACTGTTATTACGATCAGAATGTCACCAACAACATTTAGCAACAAAACGAGTGCGAAAGCGAGAATAAGACTGGATTTAACAGGTAAGGTGTTGACATAAAAGTCACATTTCTCGTGGGATGACCCTCTGCTAGCGTTACTCATTTTCCGTGGTTATTCAGTATATAAATTGAAGGTGAATAAAACGCTATGAGATTCTTTTTACAAAGCTTTTCTCAACGGCGACTTACTGATAACTGCATGGTGTGTGGAAAGACCACCTGTCCTCAAAAGAGAGGcataacgattttttttttattatcgcAAATCTAATATTCAATATTGAGCTCTCCTAAATACAAGTGAGATAAACAAAGCCCTTAAAAGTAAACTTCCGAATTGTACTAATAACATGACCAGTTTTAATCTAAATTAGATTTCAATTTGTGGTAGATTTACATAGGAAATCTATACGATAATTTACTGTAGAGTGAGTAGATGATTGTCGCCATCGCACCAGGAATACACTTAAAGTAGGCCAGCGCTCGTTAACCAAGTTGTGAGTCTCACTCGGTTCGATTCTGCACTTTTGAAATTCAGTCCGGCGCAAAGTATTCCTGATTTTGATTAAAATAATGAGTCTTGCTGTTTCATTACGTCTGATAAAGTGTAAACATTTCATTTGCTAAGGTACACGTGAATGATTAATTTAATCCCGCGAATTGAAAGTGCAACTTTCTTCGGTGTGAAAtcggtttttaaaaaaacagcttgCTAAAGgatgaaaaatttattgaaaatagaAGGTTTCCTCGCCTTGTATTCAGTTATGCCCGGAAGGAACTGGTTTTTGAAAATCGCTTATTAGGTTGTACTGTCGTTATAGAGTAGACAGAGCTTTCTGTTAATTCAAAGCTTGTTTGCACGCCTTGCTAGAAGTTATTTATCGCCTCTAAAAACAGCTTTCAGGAGACCTCTTTTTGTCATTTAAATGTTAACTGTTCTTTGATCCGTTGACAACTAGAATCGTTAACTGTTATATCAATGCAGATGGATTGAACTGAAATTAAATATTCTTTAGACAGTGGAGCCAGTTcaaagtttccttttttcagtttgttggAATGCAACGAGAAAACGCATTTGCTGATGTACGATTTCACCTAAACTGCTGCACCCTTGCAGTGTCGATTTCGCTTTCCAGTTGTGGCCCGACCCTGGACTTTTCCTAttttaagaacggtgcctactattgttattgcacgtACGTTCTGCGTTCTAAATGGCGGGTGAAGGACGTATTTTGGCAGTTAATGCTCTTCTACTCTCACTAGATACTCTTGCTCCAACCTTTCAGTGCTGTGGCTATCACTATCACTTTTAATGCTGCAACACCTCCGCCAAAGGCAGTATATT is a window of Montipora capricornis isolate CH-2021 chromosome 13, ASM3666992v2, whole genome shotgun sequence DNA encoding:
- the LOC138030311 gene encoding prolactin-releasing peptide receptor-like, yielding MSNASRGSSHEKCDFYVNTLPVKSSLILAFALVLLLNVVGDILIVITVRKRRELRKTVNYFIVNMAVSDLLYPLTDIPTNLAKIASSSNKWHIIGAKGLVFCKMTYYMRHVSISVSVASLIWIALDRFVAVVLPMKAHLISTKFRKYAIVSTWIVAMVINLTDLFKYELEYEDKKTVCKSMRNVPSLFIDKKTHIYLFHILPMIVLALLYSVIAVMLRVQDKMLGAAPENRNDYRKRHAFKMCLCILAVFYICSLPTLLRNISEEYDFHWPCYVKKPMFFIGEVMFYISSSLNLVICFTFVESYRRGLRQIVTLWLNSCMCKRPRMRNKETDKKDGIILQSIKFKNADGS